A single Fusobacterium perfoetens ATCC 29250 DNA region contains:
- a CDS encoding pyridoxal-phosphate-dependent aminotransferase family protein: MYRPNYLMMTPGPTIVRENVLEARSKFFGNPDIDEDFFIFYDELREKFSKVFGSEKKNIVIMSGEGMVGLDAACASLTEKGDRVLVIANGLFGEGFEGLITPYGGEVVKFLGDTKCGIDIEKLKEFLEKDSNFKFATVVHCDTPTGVLNDVENICKLLKSKGILTVVDTVAAIGGEFFNVKDWGVDIALGGSQKVFSAPPGLTILSVSDEAWKIIKNRRTPINSFYCNLSYWENCVEEKLFPYTMPASDIMGLDKAIDNLLDEGIEKVVKRHKEVSKYCRENIEKLGLKLYLENDYASTVTAFYVPEGYTTKEFIKKLKDEYKIMIASSYGEYEKYILRIGHMGEGAKLEYIDRVVEAIKEILK, from the coding sequence ATGTATAGACCAAATTATTTAATGATGACACCAGGACCAACTATTGTTAGAGAAAATGTCTTAGAAGCTAGAAGTAAATTTTTCGGAAATCCAGATATTGATGAAGATTTTTTTATTTTTTATGATGAATTGAGAGAAAAATTTTCAAAAGTATTTGGAAGTGAAAAGAAAAATATAGTTATAATGAGTGGAGAAGGAATGGTAGGATTAGATGCTGCTTGTGCTTCACTTACAGAAAAAGGAGATAGAGTTCTTGTTATAGCCAATGGACTTTTTGGAGAGGGATTTGAAGGACTTATTACACCATATGGTGGAGAGGTTGTAAAATTTCTTGGAGATACAAAATGTGGGATTGATATTGAAAAATTAAAAGAGTTTTTAGAAAAAGATAGTAACTTTAAATTTGCTACTGTTGTACATTGTGATACTCCTACAGGAGTTTTAAATGATGTTGAAAATATTTGTAAATTATTAAAATCTAAAGGAATATTAACAGTAGTAGATACAGTAGCTGCTATTGGTGGAGAATTTTTTAATGTTAAAGATTGGGGAGTAGATATTGCTTTAGGTGGTTCTCAAAAAGTTTTTTCAGCACCACCAGGATTAACAATTTTATCAGTAAGTGATGAAGCTTGGAAAATTATAAAAAATAGAAGAACTCCAATAAACTCTTTCTATTGTAATTTATCTTATTGGGAAAATTGTGTTGAAGAAAAACTTTTTCCATATACAATGCCTGCTAGTGATATAATGGGATTAGATAAAGCTATAGATAATCTTTTAGATGAGGGAATAGAAAAAGTTGTAAAAAGACATAAAGAAGTTTCTAAATATTGTAGAGAAAATATAGAAAAATTAGGTTTAAAACTTTATTTAGAAAATGATTATGCTTCAACAGTGACAGCTTTTTATGTGCCAGAAGGGTATACTACAAAAGAATTTATAAAAAAATTAAAAGATGAATATAAAATAATGATAGCTAGCTCATATGGAGAATATGAAAAATATATTTTAAGAATAGGGCATATGGGAGAGGGAGCTAAGTTAGAATATATTGATAGAGTAGTTGAGGCTATCAAAGAAATTCTAAAATAA
- a CDS encoding XdhC family protein, which produces MTEIDILKNLYDNVKKGEKCALVTLVESFGATPRKSGAIMGVTKDKTIGTIGGGMAEYKAIELSRECIEKGENKIFDFDLTQDGKNTIGMTCGGRIKGFIKFLKPSERIIIVGAGHVGKKLYGLLKESSFETVILDDREDSENIENIIVGDFENLLENLPENSESYYVVVTKGHKSDLIAVKKILKKQFRYLGVIGSRKKVQEMRDNLIKDGYEIPEDRFFSPIGLNLSDGTPYEIAVDILSEILSVKNEKEKIIHMKDR; this is translated from the coding sequence ATGACTGAAATTGATATATTAAAAAATCTTTATGATAATGTAAAAAAGGGAGAAAAATGTGCTCTTGTAACTTTGGTAGAATCTTTTGGGGCTACTCCAAGAAAATCTGGAGCTATAATGGGAGTTACAAAAGATAAAACAATAGGAACTATTGGTGGAGGAATGGCAGAGTATAAAGCTATAGAGTTATCAAGAGAGTGTATAGAAAAAGGTGAAAATAAAATTTTTGATTTTGATTTAACTCAAGATGGAAAAAATACAATTGGTATGACTTGTGGTGGAAGAATAAAAGGGTTTATAAAATTTTTAAAACCAAGTGAAAGAATAATAATAGTTGGAGCAGGTCATGTTGGTAAAAAATTATATGGACTTTTAAAAGAATCTAGTTTTGAAACTGTTATTTTAGATGATAGAGAAGATTCTGAAAATATAGAAAATATTATTGTTGGAGATTTTGAAAATTTATTAGAGAATCTTCCAGAAAATAGTGAAAGTTATTATGTAGTTGTGACAAAAGGACATAAATCTGATTTAATAGCAGTAAAGAAAATATTAAAAAAACAATTTAGATATTTAGGAGTAATTGGAAGTAGAAAAAAAGTTCAAGAGATGAGAGATAATCTTATAAAAGATGGCTATGAAATACCAGAAGATAGATTTTTTTCTCCAATAGGTTTAAACTTATCAGATGGAACTCCTTATGAAATTGCTGTGGATATTTTATCAGAAATATTATCAGTAAAAAATGAAAAAGAAAAAATAATTCATATGAAAGATAGATAA
- a CDS encoding GDP-mannose 4,6-dehydratase, translated as MKKTILITGGAGFIGSHLCEELLKENYKIISLDNFHEFYSYKIKIRNIFESLNRLEDLKKIDIENSNLSKDEIIKKVSQEINSEDYKLYYGDIRDEKIVENIFSVEKPEIIINLAGLAGVRPSLLQPMEYEDVNIKGFLNLLENCKKFQIKKFIQASSSSVYGNNKKVPFSEKDIVDFPISPYAATKKSGEILGHVYSHLYGVNMIQLRFFTVYGERQRPDLAIHKFTKKIINDEEIEMYGDGSSSRDYTYVKDIVQGIKKSIDYLDKNKGVYEILNLGNSNTVSLKEMISTIEETLNKKAKIKEMPKQSGDVDRTFADISKAKEMIKYNPQTIFKDGIKNFINWYKKI; from the coding sequence ATGAAAAAAACTATATTAATAACAGGGGGAGCTGGATTTATTGGTTCTCATCTTTGTGAAGAGTTGTTAAAAGAAAATTATAAAATAATAAGTCTTGATAATTTTCATGAATTTTATTCTTATAAAATTAAAATAAGAAATATTTTTGAAAGTTTAAACAGATTAGAAGATTTAAAAAAAATTGATATAGAAAATTCCAATTTATCAAAAGATGAGATTATTAAAAAAGTTTCTCAAGAGATAAATAGTGAAGATTATAAATTATATTATGGAGATATTAGAGATGAAAAAATAGTAGAGAATATTTTTTCTGTTGAAAAGCCAGAAATTATTATAAACTTAGCTGGACTTGCTGGTGTAAGACCGTCACTATTACAACCAATGGAATATGAAGATGTAAACATAAAAGGTTTTTTAAATCTTTTAGAAAATTGTAAAAAATTTCAAATAAAAAAATTTATTCAAGCTTCTTCCTCTTCTGTTTATGGAAATAATAAAAAAGTACCTTTTTCTGAAAAGGATATAGTGGACTTTCCAATTTCACCTTATGCAGCTACTAAAAAATCTGGAGAAATTTTAGGTCATGTTTATTCCCATCTTTATGGAGTTAATATGATTCAATTAAGATTTTTTACTGTTTATGGAGAAAGACAAAGACCAGATTTAGCAATTCATAAATTTACAAAGAAAATAATAAATGATGAAGAAATTGAAATGTATGGTGATGGAAGTAGCTCAAGGGATTATACTTATGTAAAAGATATAGTACAAGGAATAAAAAAATCCATTGATTACCTTGATAAAAATAAAGGAGTTTATGAAATATTAAATCTTGGAAATTCAAATACTGTTTCATTAAAAGAGATGATTTCTACAATAGAGGAAACATTAAATAAAAAAGCAAAAATAAAGGAAATGCCAAAACAAAGTGGGGATGTAGATAGAACTTTTGCTGATATTTCAAAAGCTAAAGAGATGATAAAATATAATCCTCAAACAATTTTTAAAGATGGAATTAAAAATTTTATAAATTGGTATAAAAAAATATAA
- the yqeB gene encoding selenium-dependent molybdenum cofactor biosynthesis protein YqeB, giving the protein MKVIVRGGGDLATGVVEVLHTSGFKVLILEIEKPSAIRRTVAFSEAIYDGETEVENIICRKVENENEIYKAWEENIVPIMIDEDCKIIEKIKPNILVDCIIAKKNLGTKKEMAPITIGLGPGFIAGKDVDIVVETMRGHKLGRIIREGEALKNTGIPGEIKGVSKERVIYSPKEGIFRGVKKIGDRVEAREILGYVDREPVYGTISGVLRGLIRDGYYVKDKMKIGDIDPREEEKENCFTISDKARTLGGAVLHGIMIRLKEKNEKIF; this is encoded by the coding sequence ATGAAAGTTATAGTTAGAGGTGGAGGAGATTTAGCTACAGGAGTTGTAGAAGTTCTTCATACTTCAGGATTTAAAGTTTTAATTTTAGAAATAGAAAAACCAAGTGCTATAAGAAGAACAGTTGCTTTTTCAGAAGCAATTTATGATGGGGAAACAGAGGTTGAAAATATAATTTGTAGAAAAGTTGAAAATGAAAATGAAATATACAAAGCTTGGGAAGAAAATATTGTTCCTATAATGATTGATGAAGATTGTAAAATTATTGAAAAAATAAAACCAAATATATTAGTAGATTGTATAATTGCAAAAAAAAATCTTGGAACTAAAAAAGAGATGGCTCCAATAACAATAGGATTAGGCCCAGGATTTATAGCTGGAAAAGATGTAGATATTGTTGTTGAAACAATGAGAGGACATAAATTAGGAAGAATTATAAGAGAGGGAGAAGCTTTGAAAAATACAGGAATTCCTGGAGAAATAAAGGGAGTTTCTAAAGAAAGAGTTATTTATTCTCCAAAAGAGGGAATATTTAGAGGAGTAAAAAAAATAGGTGATAGGGTAGAAGCTAGAGAAATATTAGGATATGTTGATAGAGAACCTGTTTATGGAACTATTTCAGGAGTTTTAAGAGGTTTAATAAGAGATGGTTATTATGTAAAAGATAAAATGAAAATAGGAGATATTGATCCTAGAGAAGAGGAAAAAGAAAATTGTTTCACTATTTCTGATAAGGCAAGAACTTTAGGTGGAGCTGTATTACATGGAATAATGATAAGATTGAAAGAAAAAAATGAAAAGATATTTTAG
- the glmS gene encoding glutamine--fructose-6-phosphate transaminase (isomerizing) — protein MCGIVGYVGNDEKAVEIILDGLSKLEYRGYDSAGIAVVENGEIFLEKKSGKLENLVNSLKEKDVFSNVGIGHTRWATHGNPTDRNAHPHCSNDGKVAVVHNGIIENYSVLKDELIKKGYIFNSDTDTEVVSQLFSELYTGDLIETMFKVKERIRGSYALGIIHKDYPNKIICARKESPLIIGIGENKKFIASDVPAILKYTRDVIFLDNGEVALIEEDKVTVLDKNKNIVNKEITKIEWDMDQATKNGYPHFMLKEIEEQPQMIEKTLSAYIDVEGHINFGKAFDNIDFNKFNEIHIIACGTAYHAGLQGEFFFKKINGLRTNVDIASEFRYNDPFLDEKSLVIFLSQSGETLDTLMALKLAKSKGATTIAITNVLGSTISREADVVIYTLAGVEISVASTKAYTTQVVTMYLISLYLAYRNKKITEEELQKYLDDVYKLPENVGNILLQKEKISNIAKNIYKKDRGFYLGRGIDDKTAKEGSLKMKEISYIHTEAFPAGELKHGPIALIEEGTMVVVVSTQDSMVEKVASNIKEVRARGAYVISVTKETHKEVIDVSDEVIIVNNNGMLLTPVLSVVPLQLLAYYTAVHKGLDVDKPRNLAKSVTVE, from the coding sequence ATGTGTGGAATTGTAGGATATGTAGGAAATGATGAGAAGGCTGTTGAAATAATCTTAGACGGACTTAGTAAGTTAGAGTATAGAGGTTATGATTCAGCTGGAATTGCTGTTGTAGAAAATGGAGAGATATTTTTAGAAAAGAAAAGTGGAAAATTAGAAAATCTTGTAAACTCATTAAAAGAAAAAGATGTTTTTTCTAATGTAGGAATTGGACATACAAGATGGGCTACTCACGGGAATCCAACAGACAGAAATGCTCATCCACATTGTAGTAATGATGGGAAAGTTGCTGTTGTTCACAATGGAATTATAGAAAATTATTCTGTATTAAAAGATGAACTTATAAAAAAAGGATATATTTTTAATTCTGATACAGATACTGAAGTTGTATCACAACTTTTTTCTGAACTTTATACAGGTGATTTAATTGAAACTATGTTTAAAGTAAAAGAAAGAATTAGAGGAAGTTATGCTCTAGGAATTATTCATAAAGACTATCCAAATAAAATAATTTGTGCTAGAAAAGAAAGTCCTTTAATTATTGGAATTGGAGAAAATAAAAAGTTTATAGCTTCTGATGTACCAGCAATTTTAAAATATACTAGAGATGTAATTTTCTTAGATAATGGAGAAGTAGCTCTTATAGAAGAAGATAAGGTTACAGTTTTAGATAAAAATAAAAATATTGTAAATAAAGAGATTACAAAAATAGAGTGGGATATGGACCAAGCTACAAAAAATGGTTATCCACATTTTATGTTAAAAGAAATAGAAGAACAACCTCAAATGATAGAAAAAACTTTATCAGCTTATATAGATGTAGAGGGGCATATTAATTTTGGAAAAGCTTTTGATAATATAGATTTTAATAAATTTAATGAAATTCATATTATTGCTTGTGGTACAGCTTATCATGCTGGACTTCAAGGGGAGTTTTTCTTTAAAAAAATAAATGGATTGAGAACAAATGTTGATATAGCTTCTGAATTTAGATACAATGACCCATTCCTTGATGAAAAAAGTTTAGTCATATTTTTAAGTCAATCTGGAGAAACTTTAGATACTTTAATGGCTTTAAAACTTGCAAAAAGTAAAGGGGCAACAACAATAGCTATAACAAATGTACTTGGTTCTACTATTTCAAGAGAAGCTGATGTTGTAATCTATACATTAGCTGGAGTTGAAATTTCAGTAGCTTCTACAAAAGCTTATACAACACAAGTTGTTACAATGTATTTAATTTCTCTATATCTTGCTTATAGAAATAAAAAAATAACAGAAGAAGAATTACAAAAATATTTAGATGATGTTTATAAATTACCTGAAAATGTTGGAAATATTCTTCTTCAAAAAGAAAAAATTTCTAATATAGCTAAAAATATTTATAAAAAAGATAGAGGATTTTATTTAGGAAGAGGAATTGATGATAAAACAGCAAAAGAAGGTTCTCTAAAAATGAAAGAGATAAGTTACATTCATACAGAGGCTTTCCCTGCTGGAGAATTAAAACATGGACCAATAGCTCTCATAGAAGAAGGAACTATGGTTGTTGTGGTTTCTACACAAGATTCTATGGTAGAGAAAGTTGCTTCTAATATTAAAGAAGTTAGAGCAAGAGGGGCCTATGTAATTTCTGTTACAAAAGAAACTCATAAAGAAGTTATAGATGTTTCTGATGAAGTTATAATAGTAAATAATAATGGAATGTTATTAACTCCTGTATTATCAGTAGTTCCATTACAATTATTAGCTTATTATACAGCAGTTCATAAGGGATTAGATGTTGACAAACCAAGAAATTTAGCAAAATCTGTTACTGTTGAATAA
- the bioB gene encoding biotin synthase BioB, with product MELNIRKYIDEEITKEEALELCQLKGSKLLELFNVANEVREKYCGNKIETCTITNAKSGKCSEDCKFCAQSEKYNTCIETYPLKDLEVLENECKEAIAHNSDRFAIVTSGKGIQKGTKDYETIKKFAEDMSKENIEICCSIGLLNEDELKTLKEAGVVRFHSNLQTSIKAYKDIVATTHNVLDRVETIKAAQKVGMKVCCGGIIGMGETWEDRIDMAFTCKELGVDAIPLNILNPIKGTPHGDREVLSVDEILKTIAIYRLILKDKNIKVVAGRESILKDFMGSAFLAGANGLMIGGYLTIKGRSVEDDFKFIENLKKIWKS from the coding sequence ATGGAATTAAATATTAGAAAATATATAGATGAAGAGATTACAAAAGAAGAAGCTTTGGAGTTATGCCAATTAAAAGGAAGTAAACTTTTAGAATTATTTAATGTAGCCAATGAAGTAAGAGAAAAATATTGTGGAAATAAAATAGAAACTTGTACAATAACAAATGCAAAATCTGGAAAATGCTCAGAAGATTGTAAATTCTGTGCTCAGTCAGAAAAATATAATACTTGTATAGAGACTTATCCATTAAAAGATTTAGAAGTTTTAGAAAATGAGTGTAAGGAGGCTATTGCCCATAATAGTGATAGATTTGCTATTGTAACAAGTGGTAAAGGGATACAAAAGGGAACAAAAGATTATGAAACAATAAAAAAATTTGCTGAAGATATGTCAAAGGAAAATATAGAAATTTGTTGTTCAATAGGACTTTTAAATGAAGATGAATTAAAAACTTTAAAAGAAGCTGGAGTTGTAAGATTTCATTCAAATTTACAAACTTCTATAAAAGCATATAAAGATATAGTTGCCACAACTCATAATGTTTTAGATAGAGTAGAAACAATTAAAGCAGCTCAAAAAGTTGGAATGAAAGTTTGTTGTGGTGGAATAATTGGAATGGGAGAAACTTGGGAAGATAGAATTGATATGGCATTTACTTGTAAAGAATTAGGTGTTGATGCTATTCCTCTTAATATTTTAAATCCAATTAAAGGAACTCCACATGGAGATAGAGAAGTTTTAAGTGTTGATGAAATTTTAAAAACTATTGCTATATACAGACTTATTCTTAAAGATAAAAATATAAAAGTTGTAGCTGGAAGAGAGAGTATCTTAAAAGATTTTATGGGAAGTGCCTTTTTAGCTGGAGCCAATGGACTTATGATTGGTGGGTATTTAACAATAAAAGGAAGAAGTGTAGAAGATGATTTTAAATTTATAGAAAATTTAAAAAAGATTTGGAAATCATAA
- a CDS encoding putative glycoside hydrolase, whose amino-acid sequence MINLIIIYIITILIPLNMLKVDYLYYVTNYKVPVSERYNDKNKIDDIDKNLLVKVIREKNNKVQIIYYKDFNIKVGWIDKKNISFDRQENYLEKWENLQIDKFPEKNISDKHFKNDVRGIYVNSYSLRNREKLNKLIELTKYTDINTFVIDIKDESGKILWDMGEKLEILNPNARKKYYLKNPEEIIKKLKENNIYLIGRIVVFKDEVYSKSFSNEKIKLDKNKELWVSPQSEKFLEYIRFLCEEGIKLGIDEIQLDYIRFPEINIEEKELAKPKIIQEFIKKIYETTEEKNICLNIDVFGQVGTFKDDMGLGQYWEAISGYSDYISPMMYPSHYANNSYGVDTPDFNPYKIVYETTKDSIERNSKIDNPAIIRPWIQGFSAKWRKNHNTYTDFEINEQIKALEDLGIEEYLIWNASNEYNLINYKNERELYYLLQDKTSENIKENIFKGDIDIKTLPSYNGKLENLIPDKILEDNKKVLD is encoded by the coding sequence ATGATAAACTTGATAATTATATACATAATAACTATTTTAATTCCTTTAAATATGCTAAAAGTAGATTACTTATATTATGTAACAAATTATAAAGTTCCTGTAAGTGAAAGATATAATGATAAAAATAAAATTGATGATATTGATAAAAATTTATTAGTAAAAGTAATAAGAGAAAAAAATAACAAGGTTCAAATTATATATTACAAAGATTTTAATATAAAAGTTGGTTGGATTGATAAAAAAAATATATCTTTTGATAGACAGGAAAATTATTTAGAAAAATGGGAAAATTTACAAATTGATAAATTCCCAGAAAAAAATATTTCAGATAAACATTTTAAAAATGATGTAAGAGGAATTTATGTAAATTCTTATTCTTTAAGAAATAGAGAAAAATTAAATAAGCTTATAGAATTGACTAAATATACAGATATAAATACTTTTGTTATAGATATAAAAGATGAAAGTGGAAAAATTTTATGGGATATGGGAGAGAAATTAGAAATTTTAAATCCTAATGCTAGAAAAAAATATTATCTAAAAAATCCAGAAGAAATTATAAAAAAATTAAAAGAAAATAATATATATTTGATAGGTAGAATAGTAGTTTTTAAAGATGAAGTTTATTCAAAATCTTTTTCAAATGAAAAAATAAAATTAGATAAAAATAAAGAGTTATGGGTTTCTCCTCAAAGTGAAAAATTTTTAGAATATATAAGATTTTTATGTGAAGAGGGAATAAAATTAGGAATTGATGAAATTCAACTTGATTATATAAGATTTCCTGAAATAAATATTGAAGAAAAAGAATTAGCAAAACCTAAAATAATTCAAGAATTTATAAAAAAGATTTATGAAACTACAGAAGAAAAAAATATTTGTTTAAATATAGATGTCTTTGGACAAGTTGGAACTTTTAAAGATGATATGGGGCTTGGACAATATTGGGAAGCTATAAGTGGTTATTCTGATTATATTTCTCCTATGATGTATCCTAGTCATTATGCAAATAATTCTTATGGAGTAGATACTCCAGATTTTAATCCTTATAAAATAGTTTATGAAACTACAAAAGATTCAATAGAAAGAAATTCTAAGATTGATAATCCAGCAATTATAAGACCATGGATACAAGGTTTTTCAGCAAAATGGAGAAAAAATCATAATACTTATACTGACTTTGAAATTAATGAGCAGATAAAAGCACTAGAAGATTTAGGAATAGAGGAATATTTAATATGGAATGCTTCTAATGAATACAATTTAATAAATTATAAAAACGAAAGAGAGTTATATTATCTATTACAAGATAAAACTTCTGAAAATATAAAAGAAAATATTTTCAAAGGGGATATAGATATCAAAACTTTACCATCTTATAATGGAAAATTAGAAAATTTAATACCTGATAAAATTTTAGAAGATAATAAAAAGGTGTTGGATTAA
- a CDS encoding ABC transporter ATP-binding protein: MIKRFLSYYKPFKKIFILDMLASFLIACLGMLYPITTRVMLNNLIPNKNYKMIYIFGFILLVTYVIRMLLRYFVQYYGHIMGVKMQAQMRSEMFKKIQKLPYSYYDNHETGKIMSRMTNDLMDISELAHHAPENFFIFGIMIVGSFIYLLTIEKTLTLIIFTCVPVMIIVSATFKNRMRDAFMESRKSIAVINASLESSISGIRVTKAFNNSEIEQEKFEIGNSEFVEARRKAYKAMGQFFSSTTFITDFFNVIVLIAGGIFLFQNKISSGDYATFIISVNLFITPLTKLIDFTEQYQNGITGFKRFLEIMDETPEKNPENPIELKNVVGNIEFKNVSFSYNDSKQILKNLSFSIPAGKKIALVGPSGEGKTTICHLIPKFYKINSGEITIDGIDINKISLESLRSHIGIVQQDVYLFGGTIKENILYGNPKATDEEIYEAAKKSNIHDYIMSLEKGYDTEIGERGVKLSGGQKQRLSIARVFLKNPAILILDEATSALDNTTEIFIQKELEELSKGRTTLVVAHRLSTIKNADEIFVILNGDIQERGNHQELLDKKGIYFDLYSSMFNK; this comes from the coding sequence ATGATTAAAAGATTTTTAAGTTATTACAAACCATTTAAAAAAATTTTTATTTTAGATATGTTAGCTTCTTTTTTAATTGCTTGTTTAGGTATGCTTTATCCTATAACTACAAGAGTAATGTTAAATAATTTAATTCCAAATAAAAATTATAAAATGATTTATATATTTGGATTTATTTTACTTGTAACTTATGTTATAAGAATGTTACTTAGATATTTTGTTCAATACTATGGACATATTATGGGTGTAAAAATGCAAGCTCAAATGAGAAGTGAAATGTTTAAAAAAATTCAAAAATTACCATACTCTTATTATGATAACCATGAAACAGGAAAAATTATGTCCAGAATGACAAATGATTTAATGGATATTAGCGAATTAGCTCATCATGCTCCTGAAAACTTTTTTATTTTTGGAATTATGATTGTGGGTTCTTTTATCTATTTACTAACTATTGAAAAAACTCTTACTCTTATTATTTTTACTTGTGTTCCTGTAATGATAATAGTTTCTGCCACTTTTAAAAATAGAATGAGAGATGCTTTTATGGAAAGTAGAAAAAGTATTGCTGTTATTAATGCTTCCCTAGAAAGTAGTATTTCTGGAATAAGAGTTACAAAGGCTTTTAACAACTCAGAGATTGAACAAGAAAAATTTGAAATTGGAAATAGTGAATTTGTAGAAGCTAGAAGAAAAGCTTACAAAGCTATGGGACAATTTTTTTCATCTACTACTTTTATAACAGATTTTTTCAATGTTATTGTACTTATAGCTGGTGGGATTTTTCTTTTTCAAAATAAAATAAGCTCTGGAGATTATGCAACTTTTATTATATCTGTAAATCTTTTTATAACTCCTCTTACAAAACTTATTGATTTTACAGAACAATACCAAAATGGTATTACAGGATTTAAAAGATTTTTAGAAATTATGGATGAAACTCCTGAAAAAAATCCTGAAAATCCTATTGAATTAAAAAATGTAGTTGGAAATATAGAGTTTAAAAATGTTTCTTTTTCTTATAACGACTCTAAACAAATATTAAAAAATCTTTCTTTCTCTATTCCTGCTGGTAAAAAAATTGCCTTAGTTGGACCTAGTGGAGAGGGTAAAACTACCATCTGCCATTTAATACCTAAATTTTATAAAATAAATTCTGGAGAAATCACTATAGATGGAATTGATATTAATAAAATCAGTTTAGAATCCTTAAGAAGTCATATAGGAATTGTTCAACAAGATGTGTATCTTTTTGGTGGAACTATAAAAGAAAATATTCTTTATGGAAATCCTAAAGCTACTGATGAAGAAATTTATGAAGCTGCTAAAAAGTCTAATATTCATGATTATATTATGTCCCTAGAAAAAGGATATGATACTGAAATTGGAGAAAGAGGGGTAAAACTTTCTGGTGGACAAAAACAAAGATTATCTATTGCTAGAGTTTTCTTAAAAAATCCAGCTATATTGATATTAGATGAAGCTACAAGTGCTTTAGATAATACTACAGAAATATTTATTCAAAAAGAATTAGAAGAACTTTCTAAAGGTAGAACTACTTTAGTAGTTGCTCATAGATTATCCACTATAAAAAATGCTGATGAAATCTTTGTTATTTTAAATGGCGATATTCAAGAAAGAGGAAATCATCAGGAATTATTAGATAAAAAAGGAATTTATTTTGATTTATATTCTTCTATGTTTAATAAATAA
- a CDS encoding thioesterase family protein — translation MKDGLKEGMKLTHTKIVGSEETAAKIASGTLEVYGTPYLVAFMEKTSLDIVAPFLDENESTVGIAMNMKHLRANKVGDEISCESTLVKIEGRKLTFEVKAMYKDIVIGEGIHERFVIDVNKFLSKLN, via the coding sequence ATGAAAGACGGTTTAAAAGAAGGAATGAAACTTACTCATACTAAAATAGTTGGTTCTGAGGAAACAGCAGCAAAAATAGCTTCTGGTACTTTAGAAGTTTATGGTACTCCATATTTAGTAGCTTTTATGGAAAAAACTTCTCTTGATATTGTTGCTCCTTTCTTAGATGAAAATGAATCAACTGTTGGGATTGCAATGAATATGAAACATTTAAGAGCTAACAAAGTTGGGGATGAAATCTCTTGTGAATCTACTCTTGTAAAAATAGAGGGAAGAAAGTTAACTTTTGAAGTTAAAGCAATGTATAAAGATATTGTTATCGGTGAAGGTATACACGAAAGATTTGTTATTGATGTAAATAAGTTTCTTTCTAAATTAAATTAA